The Silene latifolia isolate original U9 population chromosome Y, ASM4854445v1, whole genome shotgun sequence sequence CTCAAACAGGTGAGGGTAACATTCTTTCATGGCTTCCTCGGCTTCCCATGTAGCCTTTTATACTTAGTGATTAGACCATAGCACCTTCACCAATACCGTTTCCCCATGCCTTGTCTTTCTCACTTTACGGTCTAGGATTCCCTTGGGAGTCTCCACATAAGTTACAGCATCATCTAACTCAATTGTTTCCACTTCTAGAATAGGGGAAGGATCACTTATGTACTTCCGtaattgagacacatgaaacacgttGTTAACTCGATCAAGTCCCAGGGGAAGTGCTAAATGGTAGGCCACTTCCCCGACCCTATCCAATATCTCATATGGggccaatgaactttttgctCAATTTGCCTCTCTTCTCGAACCTCATTACTCCCCTCATAGGAGAAACCTTAAGAAGAACCGTATCTCCCACCGCGAA is a genomic window containing:
- the LOC141632276 gene encoding uncharacterized protein LOC141632276; translation: MRAAQDRQKSYADLRRSDIEFAVGDTVLLKVSPMRGVMRVGEVAYHLALPLGLDRVNNVFHVSQLRKYISDPSPILEVETIELDDAVTYVETPKGILDRKVRKTRHGETVLVKVLWSNH